The following nucleotide sequence is from Deinococcus proteolyticus MRP.
GCGACGCCTGCACGGCTTCCCAGCGCGTCTCGCCGAGGGTCTTGTTCAGCTCGTCGCTGAGCCGGTTCGCAAACGAGTCCGCCACACGGCTGGCAAAATAGTTGGAGCCCTCGGCCACGTAGAACCGCAGCAGTCCGTGCTCGCTGCTGTCACCGGCCACCGCCTTGCGGCTGAAATCGGCCGGAATGGTCAGCGCGAAATAGATATCACCGCGCCTCACAGCGTCACGGGCGGCCGCCTCGCTGGGATATACGGTCAGGTCGAAAGGCGGGTCCTTGCGGAAATCGTCCATTACCTCACGGCCCATGTTGATGTTCTTGCCGTCCCGCTCGGTGCCCTGGTCCAGGTTCACCACGCCCACCGGCAGCGCCTGTAGGTTGCCGTAAGGGTCCAGCGAGCTGGCCAGGTTGATGCTGGCGTACAGCGAGGGGACTGCCAGGATGGCTGCAGCACTGAGCCACATCATGGGCCAGCGCCACATGGACCGCTCGGCGTAGGTCAGATGGCGAAAATCACGGGCGAACTGCTGCAGGGACATGCGGTCTCCTTGGGACATAGGCACGGGAAGCGTAGGACATAGGGGCGCCAGGCAGAGCCAGAGCGAAAGTCAGAGTGCAGAGAGGGAAAGCGTAGATTCGCGAAGCCTACTGGAACTGCTGGGGCTTATTTTATTTCGCCGCCTGCTGAAGTTCTGGGCCACTGCGGCCCAGGGGTTGCGTCTCCGAGGCAGGTCACGGACACCAGACCCTCAGAAGTATCTCAGCCGTTTTGACATTTTGTCAAGTGACATGTTGTTAAGTAAGTGCTAGACTAAAGCTATGCTTCCGCCTGCTGCGACAGTTCCCCAAGAGGCCCCCGGCTCTCCCCTGCCCCGCCGCCTGAGCGCCGAAGACCGCCGCACCCAAATTCTGGAGATGGCCGCCGAGCTGTTTATCCAGCGCGGCTTCGAGAGTGTGGGCATGGCCGACCTGGCACAGGCACTGCGGATTTCGCGGCCCACCATCTATACCTACTTCGCCTCCACCGAGGACATGCTGGACGCCCTGCTGGAAGCGCGGCTGGAGGGCCTGCCAGGTCGGCTCCACCCCTACCTGAACCGCCTGGAGGATTCGGCCGCCGCCTACGACCAGCTGTTCGTGGCCCTGCTGGAAGAACGCGAGTTGCTGATGCTGCTCAATTCGGGCGGCGGACCGCTGTTCCGCCAGAAGCGCCGCGCCTTTTTCCAGGCGCTCGAAACCCGCTTGCAGCTGGCCGAACTGCCACGCGCCCAGCGCAGCGGGCCGGCCGCCCAGCAGATGATTTTTCTGGTAATTCACCTGCTGAGCAGCGCTGCCTACGCCGAGCTGACCGAGGAACCTTTCAGCGCCGAGGCCCTGGCGGCCACCCTGAACACCTTCGTGAACGGCGGCGTACGTGCGCTGGCTGGGCAGACGGAGGGCTGAACCCTGCGGGCCGCTCCCCTGAATGGCCGCTGGTTGCTGGCCGGTGCTTGCGCCGCTGACCGCACCCGGAGCCCCACCAGAATCAGATTCTGGTGCGCTGGGGCCCAAGTGAACTGAAACCGTGGTGAACGGGGGCTCAGACGAAAGCGCTCAGGCCGGTCACGGCGCGGCCGACCACCAGGGTATTGATTTCGTTGGTGCCCTCGTAGGAGTAGATAGCTTCGGTGTCGGCGAAGTGCTTGGCGACCCCGTGCTCCAGCAGGATTCCGTTACCGCCGAAGACCTCGCGGGCGCGGGCCACCACCTCACGGCAGCGGGCAGCGGTATGAACCTTGGCCAGGGCGGCGTGGGCGTCATCCATGCGGCCCTCGTCCGCCAGGTGCGAGAGGCGGGTCACCATGCCCAGCATGGCGGTCACATCGGCCAGCATCAGCACCAGATGGTTCTGAACCAGCTGGAATTCACCGATGCGCTTACCGAACTGCTTGCGCTGCTGGGCGTAGGCCAGTGCCAGTTCGTAGGCGCCCATCGCGCAGCCCACGCCCTGCCACGCCACCCCGGCGCGGGTCAATTTCAGCACGTCCGACACGGTATCCCAGCCCTGCACAGCCTGCAGGCGGAATTCATCGGCCACCCGGCAGTCCTGCAGGGTGATGTGCCCGTTTTCCACCATCCGCAGCGCGATTTTGCCCTGAATCTTCTCGACGCTGTAGCCGGGCGTGCCCGCTTCTACCACGAAACCGCGCACCTCGGACGTTTCTTCGTCGCGCGCCCAGATCACGGTAAAGTCGGAGAAAGTAGAGTTGCCGATCCACTTTTTCTCGCCGTTCAGCACCCAGCCGTCCCCGTCGCGGCGGCAGGTGGTCCGCATTCCTTCGCTCACCTGCGAGCCGCCCTCGGGCTCAGTCAGACCAAATGCCCCGATGCGGCGCATGTCCAGCATGTCCGGCAGCCAGCGCTTTTTCTGCTCCTCGCTGCCGCCCAGCGCGATGGACGCGAAAGCCAGCCCGCCGTGTACCCCGAAAAATACAGCGGTGGAGACATCCACCCGGCAGGCTTCCAGCGTGATGATGCCCTCCATGATGGTGGCGTCGGGGCGGCGGGTGCCGTCCTCGTTCCAGATGGCGCGCAGCAGGTTCAGCTCGCGCATCTTGCCGATCAGGTCACGGGGGAACTCGTCGCGGCTCCAGTACTCGTTCATGACCGGCATCACTTCGGCACGCATAAAGGCATGCACCCGGCCGGCCACCTCCACCTGCGCGTCGGTGAGGGTGTCCAGATAGTCATAAAAGTCGCCGTCGGCGGCAGGCAGCTCGCGCTTGCGGCCGCTGCCGCCCACTCCCAGGGCGCGGCTCAGCTGGCGCAGCTGCTTGTCGTTCATGTTGCTGGCCGCGTTCAGAATCCCGGCCAGGTCCACCTTGCCGGCCAGCACCCCCAGCTTGCCCAGATCAATCTGAGCCATCAGATCATTCAGATCAGGCGTATTTTTTTCCATACCGCTTTATAGGTGAACCCCCAGTGCCGCAGTGTAGCCGCGCCGGGGGTTGGAATTTAGGACTTGTTTACAGATTGTCAGGAGGGCCTGGAGGCGGAGGCCTGAGCAGCGCTGGCCTCAGCGGCGCTGAATGCGGGTGTCCGCCTCGGCGGGGGTGTCGGCCTGGGCGAAGGCCGTAGCGGCCGTCCCGAAGCGGGCACCCAGGTACTCGGCCAGGGCGTCTTGCTCGCTGCCCTCGTCCGCGAAGGTGAAGCGGCCCTGGCGCACGCCCTTTTGGGTCAGGTCGCGCAGGTTCAGCGCGGCGAATTCGGCGCTGCCTTCCTTGGGGAAGGGGTAGCCGTCGCCGCCCAGCGCCAGGAAGCCCAGCGTGACCATGCGGTAGGAGCGGGCTGCAGCGGCGGCGTTCAGCTGACCGCCGGCCTTGAGCACCACGCGGTCGGTGCCGGCGGCGGCGCCACCAGCATCCTCAATCACGATATCGGTGACGCGCTCACCGGCCGGGCGGCTGGGGTCGTAGGCGAAGGTCAGGCCGCCCACCTGCGGGAACTGGCCCAGGCGGTTTTCCACGCCGGCCACGCCGTGTTCCAGCAGGGCGTTCAGCTGCGTGCCCGTGACCGTAACCAGCGACAGGCCGTTGTTGAAGCGGAAGGCGGTTTCCAGGTCCAGCTGCGAAATCTGGCCCTTTTCGCTGACGCCGGGGGTGCCCTGCGGGGCCGAGCAGACGGGCGTGCCGCCGGTGCTGCCGGGAGGCACGATGCAGGCACCGATGGGACCGCGAATACCGCCGCCGTTCTTGAGGCTCAGGGCGGTGCTGGGGTCCACCTGCTGCCCATAGAACAGGTTCGCGTCGGCGCTGAGGTTGCCCAGGTTGGTTTCCTGGGTACGCACGCCGCCGCGCTCACCGTTCAGGTACACGTTGGTGTAGCCCACCACGTTGCCGGCACGGGACTTCAGGGCCGCTTGCAGGGCGTCGGCCACCTGAATCACGGCGGGGCTGGCCTGTTCGCGGGTCACGCCCAGGGCGCTCAGGCCCGCTTCGTCGGTGGCATAAGCGCCGTTTACCGCAGGGTCCAGGCTGGCCGGAATCAGGCGGCCCTGCTCGTCGAAATCCACCACCAGACGGCCCAGGTAGGTGTAGTCGCCCTCGGTGTTCACCACCAGCACGGGGGCGCCGTCGGCACCGCTGAACATCAGCGGGTAGTCGCCCTGGCGCTTGTCGCCGCTGCGCAGGCGGTCGGCGGTGTCGGCCAGCAGGGTGTTGCTGCCCCCCGCCACGATGATGTCCACGCCCCTGAGGCGCGGAGCCAGCGCCTGCTCGATGTCGATGCTCTGCATGTGCGCGAGCAGAATCACCTTGTCCACGCCCTGAGCAGTCAGGGTGTCCACATCCTGCTGAATCAGGGCAGCCAGGGCGTCCAGGTCATCCGGGCTGGCAGGAGCGATACCCAGCTTGCCCACGTTGGTCAGACGGCCCAGCTGCGGGGTGGTGGCACCCACCACGCCCACCGTTTCGCCGCCCACCTGCAAGGTGGTGTAGCCGGCCACCTTGCCGGCCAGCTCGGCCGCGCTCAGGCCGTCTTTGCCGGCAATCTTGGCGGTGGCTTCGTCGGCACCGAAATCCAGGTTGGTCGCCAGATAGGGAAAGTCGGCGCCGTTCCAGCCGTCTGCCCCGGTCAGCAGGCCGGAGAATTCGCCGGTGCCCATGTCCAGGTCATGGTTGCCCACCGCCGAGGCTTGCAGGCCCAGGGCGTTCAGCCAGGCCACGTGGGCACGGCCAGCACCGGCTTTGCCCAGCGCGGCGTCCAGGCTGCTATCGCTGGCCACGTTGTACTCGGGTCCAGGGATAGAGTTATCGCCACTGCTCAGCAACAGGGTATTTTGCGGCTGCTGGGCGCGGAAATGGTTGACCAGCGCCGAGAAGCGCGGCGCGTTGCCGACGATATCGCGGCCACCGTCCACATCCGAAAAGTGCAGCAACTGCAGCCGGAACGGCGCCTCGGCAACCGGGGAAGCGGTCTGGGTGGGAGCGCAGGCGGCCAGCATTCCGGCAGACAGCGCCACGGCAAGGAGTCTGAATTTTCTCATACAGTGGTCATTCTAGAGTGCCCAGTGTCTGCAGACGGTCAGGCTGCCCAGGGCGAAGGCTGCACTGAGCAGAGGCTATACGGGGCAAATGGTCAGCAACCCGAAAAGTGAACCGGTACAATAACCAGCTGGATACCCAGGCCGTTTGCTTGCTGCCCATCCCGCTCTCTGCTCCACCCCCACCTCCCCATGCTCCGAATCCAGAGCTGCTGGAGCGACAGGAGTACTTGTCTCATGCTCAGAGCCCTGTTCATCAACTTCGCCCTCCTGATTGCGATGACCTACCTGTTCAGCCTGACCCTACGGTCCTGGCCGCTGCGCCGTGACCGGACCTTCCAGGTGCAAACCATCACAGCGGCAAGCCTGGTATCGGTCATCCTTCTGCTGCAACCGGCCGCCATTGCCCCTGGAGTACTTATCGACTTGCGGCCGGTGCCGCTGGTCTATCTGGCCCTGGTCTACGGGGCACCAGCGGCGCTGGTGGGCAGCATTCCGGTGCTGACCTACCGTTACTTCCTGGGCGGGCCGGGGATAACGCCGGCTTTTACCAGTATTGCGCTGATTCTGCTGGTGACCGCCATCCTACGCCGGCTCGTCCAACCTCGCCTCGACCATATTTCCTGGTCTCGCGGCATATTCCTGGGCCTGGTGTCCCTCGCCCCCAACGGCCTGCCACTGGTGATGCTGCCGAACGGGATGCAGCTGCTGCAGCAGGTTTATCCTCCCCTGCTCATCCTCAATGTGGCGGCCTTTCTTATCGTGGCCTTGGTTCTACGCGACCGGATCAAACTGATAAAGCTGAATGCCATGTTCCAGCGCCAGGCCCGGCAAGATGCACTTTCGGGTCTCTTCAACCGCCGACAGTTCGACTTGGACCTGCTGGCCCTCAGAACCGGCGACCTGCTGCTGATGGTGGACATCGACCACTTCAAGCGCATCAACGACACCTACGGGCATGCTGTGGGTGACCAGGTCATCACGGCTGTAGGTGAGCTGCTACGCAGCAACCTGCGCGCCTCGGATTCGGCTTACCGCTACGGCGGCGAAGAGTTCGTCCTGCTGGTCCATCAGCCGCAAATCGGCACCCCGGAGCTGATTGCCGAGCGCATCCGGGACCATATTGAGCAGACGCCACTCAGTGTGCCGTCACTGAACGGGCTTCAGGGAGACCCGGCTACGTTCACCCTGCACCTCACTGCGTCGCTCGGTGGCGCACGTCACATGGCCGGCACCGACCCTCAGCACACGCTGGCCCTGGCCGACCAGGCGCTGTATCAGGCCAAGCAGGGGGGGCGCAACCGCTGGGTACTGCACCCGGAGCCTCAGCTGGGACTTCCCGGCTGAGGCGTACCTTCGCTCAGCCAGGAAGCAGATACAGGCCCAGGCTGACCACCGCGCCCACCAGCAACAGGATAACCAGGCAATAACCCATGATGTCGCGGGCGTGCAGGCCGGCAATCGCCAGGGCAGGGAGCGCCCAAAACGGCTGAATCATGTTGGTCCAGGCGTCGCCCCAGGCCACGGCCATCGCCGTTTTGGGCAGCGAGGCCCCCAGACTCTGCGCGGCCTGCACCATGACCGGCCCCTGCACCGCCCACTGTCCGCCGCCGCTGGGCACGAAGATATTGACCAGCCCCGCGCTCCAGAAGGCCAGCACCGGGAAAGTCTGCGGGGTGGACATGGCCACAAAGGCGTCCGACACCCGCTCAATCAGGCCCGAGCCGGCCATCATGCCGGCCAGACCTGCGTAAAAGGGAAACTGAATCAGGATGCCCGCCGCCCCCTGCACCGCTTCGGTCGTGGCCGCAATAAAGCGGGCCGGCGTGCCGTGCAGCAAGATGGCCAGGAACAGGAAGGCGAAGTTGACGATGTTCAGGTTCAGCTTGAAGCCTTCGGCGGCGAAGTACATGGCAAGAAAGGCCAGCCCCAACCCACCGAGCAGCAGGCTGAGGACCGGGCTGTTTTCCAGACGCTGGGCCGGGGTCTGGTCCGCAGGCGCCCAGGCCGCCGCCGGAGCTTTTTCGGCCAGCAGCGCCGGGTCCACCACCACCGGATGCTCACGGTCCAGCATGGCGCGGTTCACCAGCGGAATCAGCAGTGCCAGCACGCCCACCAGAATCAGGTTGAACGGCGCGAAGATGGTCTGCGAGGTGGGAATCAGGCCAATCTGACCTTCCAGAAAATGGTCCGGCGTGGCGATGGTCAGCGGAATAGATCCGCTGAATCCTGCGTGCCAGATGACAAAGCCGCTGTAGGCGCTGGCAATCAGCAGGCGGTAATCCACCCCCGGTACCCGGCGGGCCAGCTCACGGGCGAAGATGGCCCCAATCACCAGCCCGAAGCCCCAGTTGATCCAGTTGGCGACCAGGGACACCGCTGTGACCAGCACGATGGCCGCCGGCGCCGTTTTCGCCAGGCCCGCCAGCCCACCCAGCAGGCGCCGGAAAAACGGGGTGGACGCCAGCGCATGCCCGGTGACCAGCACCAGGGCCATCTGCATGGTGAAGGCCAGCAGCTCCCAGAAGCCGTCCCCCCAGAACTGCACCATCTGCGGCAGCGTGTGCGGGGTCAGCAGCACACCCAGCGCCAGCACCAGCAGCGTCAGCAAGGCCACAAAGATGAACGGGTCAGGAAGCAGGCGGGTCACCAACGCGTTGGAAGCGTTTGCCAAGGCTCGGAACATGTCAGCATCTCTCCTTCTCGGCCAGGCCGCCTGCACTGGCCCCAGCTCCCCAACTCTCTGGACACAGCAAAAGGCCCTCAGCAGAGGCCGGGCCGCACAACTTGTGGAATAGGCCCAGTTTAGCCCAACTCCTCGTGACTCAGTTCCCCATAGCCTGGTCCTGTGGGACCTGCATAGCAGCAGCCTTCAGCTGGGAGCGCATCAGTCCAGCGTGGCTTTTTGGCAGGACTTTGCACAGACTGTCGGTATGGTTGTTGCCGCGCTGCTCGGCAAACAACAGCGTGCGCTCATCCTGAATGTGAACCAGACAGGCCGGGTCACTGCGTGGCGAAGCATCCGACCCCGCCGGCCCAGAAGCCGCCAGCACTGACACACCGGATGCACGATGTCCACTTCCTTTTGGAGGGAGAGAGTCACCACAGGGCCGAACAACGCTTCCACTTGCTCTGCGGTTTGGATGACATGGGTCACATCTGCGCCGTAATCCAGGTCTGCACCGGAGCCCAGCCCCGCACTGGCCCTCTGCGCTGCCTGTCCTCCGCGCTCAGGGGCGCACGGTGCCCTCGCCATGCACCAGATATTTGAACGAAGTCAGCTCGCGGGCGCCCACAGGGCCACGGGCGTGCAGCTTGCCGGTGGCGATACCGATTTCGGCCCCCATGCCGAACTCGCCGCCGTCCGCGAACTGGGTGGAGGCGTTGTGCATGATGATGGCAGCGTCCACCTCGCGGGCAAAGCGGCCGGCCACCGCCGCGTCCTCGGTCACGATGCACTCGGTATGCCCGCTGCCGTACTGCGCGATGTGGGCGATGGCCTCGCCAGGGCCGGACACCACCCGCGCCGCGATGATGTTGTCCAGAAACTCGCAGCCGAAATCATCCGGTCCCGCCGCCTGCACGCCGGGCAGGGTCTGGAAGTGACGGTCTCCGCGAATCTGGGTGCCGAGTGCCTGCAGCGCGGCCACCAGCGCTGCGCCCTGGGCCGCGAAGCTCTCCCGGTCCATCAGCAGGCACTCGGCCGCGCCGCAGATGCCGGTGCGGCGGGTCTTGGAATTGACCACCACCGCCTCTGCCTTGACCGGGTCGGCGGCCGCATGAACATACACATGGTTAATGCCGTCCAGGTGCGAGAACACCGGCACCCGGGCCTCACTCTGCACCCGGCCCACCAGACTGCGGCCCCCACGCGGCACAATCACGTCTATCAGGCCCTGCGCCGCCAGCATCTCCCCTACCGCCGCCCGGTCGCGGGTAGGAATCAGCTGAATGGCCCGCTCGGGCAGGCCGGCGGTACGCAGGCCCTCCACCAGCGCCGCGTGAATCGCCTGCGAGGAGTGCAGGCTTTCCGAGCCGCCGCGTAAGATGGCCGCATTGCCGCTCTTGAGGCACAGGGCGCCGGCGTCGGCGGTCACGTTGGGCCGCGACTCGTAGATGACGCCCACCACGCCGATCGGGGTGCGAACCCGGCGAATGCTCAGGCCACTGGGGCGCTCCCAGGCTTCCATCACCTCGCCGACCGGGTCGGGCTGGGCGGCCACGGCACGCAGGCCCTGCACAATGCTGCCGATACGGTCCTCGTCCAGCCGCAGCCGGTCCAGCATGGCGGGGCTGAGGCCCTTTTTCTCTGCGAAAGCCAGGTCGCGGGCGTTGGCGCTCAGTACGTCGGCGCGGCGGCGTTCCAGGGCGGCGGCGGCCGCGTCCAGGGCAGCCTGCTTCTGGTCGCTGCCGGCCAGTGCCAGCGCGCGGGCGGCGGCGCGGGCCTGAGCGAACAGCATGTTCATGGTGTGCTTCAGTTCGGTGTGCTGAGGTTCGGGGGCAGTCTGGGTCATGGGGCAGGCTCCTGAGGTGTGGGGAAACGTGTGCTGGGCAAGGAAGGCCGAATCAGAGGGCCAGATTGTCGCGGTTGATAAAGGCGGCGCGGGGCGGTTCGCCCAGCAGCCGGGCGATTTCGTCGCTGTGCAGCCCGGCCACCTGCCGCGCCTGCGCCGAGCCGTAGCTGCACAGGCCGTGGGCCAGCACCCGGCCGCGGTGGACCACCTCCACGCACTCGCCGCGCCCGAAGTGGCCTTCCACGCCGGTCACGCCAGCAGCCAGCAAGGAGCGGCCCCGGGCCAACGCCGCCTGTGCGCCGTCATCTATGGTCACGCGGCCCTGCGGCTTCATGCCGGCAATCCACTTTTTGCGGGCCGACTTGGGGGTTTCGGTGCCCACGAACCAGGTGGTGCGCGCTCCTTCGCGCAGCGCCGAGACAGGCCGCAGGGTATCGCCGCGCATAATCGCCATCGCCGCGCCG
It contains:
- a CDS encoding TetR/AcrR family transcriptional regulator — protein: MLPPAATVPQEAPGSPLPRRLSAEDRRTQILEMAAELFIQRGFESVGMADLAQALRISRPTIYTYFASTEDMLDALLEARLEGLPGRLHPYLNRLEDSAAAYDQLFVALLEERELLMLLNSGGGPLFRQKRRAFFQALETRLQLAELPRAQRSGPAAQQMIFLVIHLLSSAAYAELTEEPFSAEALAATLNTFVNGGVRALAGQTEG
- a CDS encoding acyl-CoA dehydrogenase family protein; translation: MEKNTPDLNDLMAQIDLGKLGVLAGKVDLAGILNAASNMNDKQLRQLSRALGVGGSGRKRELPAADGDFYDYLDTLTDAQVEVAGRVHAFMRAEVMPVMNEYWSRDEFPRDLIGKMRELNLLRAIWNEDGTRRPDATIMEGIITLEACRVDVSTAVFFGVHGGLAFASIALGGSEEQKKRWLPDMLDMRRIGAFGLTEPEGGSQVSEGMRTTCRRDGDGWVLNGEKKWIGNSTFSDFTVIWARDEETSEVRGFVVEAGTPGYSVEKIQGKIALRMVENGHITLQDCRVADEFRLQAVQGWDTVSDVLKLTRAGVAWQGVGCAMGAYELALAYAQQRKQFGKRIGEFQLVQNHLVLMLADVTAMLGMVTRLSHLADEGRMDDAHAALAKVHTAARCREVVARAREVFGGNGILLEHGVAKHFADTEAIYSYEGTNEINTLVVGRAVTGLSAFV
- a CDS encoding bifunctional metallophosphatase/5'-nucleotidase: MRKFRLLAVALSAGMLAACAPTQTASPVAEAPFRLQLLHFSDVDGGRDIVGNAPRFSALVNHFRAQQPQNTLLLSSGDNSIPGPEYNVASDSSLDAALGKAGAGRAHVAWLNALGLQASAVGNHDLDMGTGEFSGLLTGADGWNGADFPYLATNLDFGADEATAKIAGKDGLSAAELAGKVAGYTTLQVGGETVGVVGATTPQLGRLTNVGKLGIAPASPDDLDALAALIQQDVDTLTAQGVDKVILLAHMQSIDIEQALAPRLRGVDIIVAGGSNTLLADTADRLRSGDKRQGDYPLMFSGADGAPVLVVNTEGDYTYLGRLVVDFDEQGRLIPASLDPAVNGAYATDEAGLSALGVTREQASPAVIQVADALQAALKSRAGNVVGYTNVYLNGERGGVRTQETNLGNLSADANLFYGQQVDPSTALSLKNGGGIRGPIGACIVPPGSTGGTPVCSAPQGTPGVSEKGQISQLDLETAFRFNNGLSLVTVTGTQLNALLEHGVAGVENRLGQFPQVGGLTFAYDPSRPAGERVTDIVIEDAGGAAAGTDRVVLKAGGQLNAAAAARSYRMVTLGFLALGGDGYPFPKEGSAEFAALNLRDLTQKGVRQGRFTFADEGSEQDALAEYLGARFGTAATAFAQADTPAEADTRIQRR
- a CDS encoding GGDEF domain-containing protein, encoding MLRALFINFALLIAMTYLFSLTLRSWPLRRDRTFQVQTITAASLVSVILLLQPAAIAPGVLIDLRPVPLVYLALVYGAPAALVGSIPVLTYRYFLGGPGITPAFTSIALILLVTAILRRLVQPRLDHISWSRGIFLGLVSLAPNGLPLVMLPNGMQLLQQVYPPLLILNVAAFLIVALVLRDRIKLIKLNAMFQRQARQDALSGLFNRRQFDLDLLALRTGDLLLMVDIDHFKRINDTYGHAVGDQVITAVGELLRSNLRASDSAYRYGGEEFVLLVHQPQIGTPELIAERIRDHIEQTPLSVPSLNGLQGDPATFTLHLTASLGGARHMAGTDPQHTLALADQALYQAKQGGRNRWVLHPEPQLGLPG
- a CDS encoding short-chain fatty acid transporter; the encoded protein is MFRALANASNALVTRLLPDPFIFVALLTLLVLALGVLLTPHTLPQMVQFWGDGFWELLAFTMQMALVLVTGHALASTPFFRRLLGGLAGLAKTAPAAIVLVTAVSLVANWINWGFGLVIGAIFARELARRVPGVDYRLLIASAYSGFVIWHAGFSGSIPLTIATPDHFLEGQIGLIPTSQTIFAPFNLILVGVLALLIPLVNRAMLDREHPVVVDPALLAEKAPAAAWAPADQTPAQRLENSPVLSLLLGGLGLAFLAMYFAAEGFKLNLNIVNFAFLFLAILLHGTPARFIAATTEAVQGAAGILIQFPFYAGLAGMMAGSGLIERVSDAFVAMSTPQTFPVLAFWSAGLVNIFVPSGGGQWAVQGPVMVQAAQSLGASLPKTAMAVAWGDAWTNMIQPFWALPALAIAGLHARDIMGYCLVILLLVGAVVSLGLYLLPG
- a CDS encoding glutamate-5-semialdehyde dehydrogenase, whose product is MNMLFAQARAAARALALAGSDQKQAALDAAAAALERRRADVLSANARDLAFAEKKGLSPAMLDRLRLDEDRIGSIVQGLRAVAAQPDPVGEVMEAWERPSGLSIRRVRTPIGVVGVIYESRPNVTADAGALCLKSGNAAILRGGSESLHSSQAIHAALVEGLRTAGLPERAIQLIPTRDRAAVGEMLAAQGLIDVIVPRGGRSLVGRVQSEARVPVFSHLDGINHVYVHAAADPVKAEAVVVNSKTRRTGICGAAECLLMDRESFAAQGAALVAALQALGTQIRGDRHFQTLPGVQAAGPDDFGCEFLDNIIAARVVSGPGEAIAHIAQYGSGHTECIVTEDAAVAGRFAREVDAAIIMHNASTQFADGGEFGMGAEIGIATGKLHARGPVGARELTSFKYLVHGEGTVRP